The Astyanax mexicanus isolate ESR-SI-001 chromosome 24, AstMex3_surface, whole genome shotgun sequence genome has a segment encoding these proteins:
- the LOC103028641 gene encoding bcl-2-like protein 15: MAPRDFEEETFIIISCLFQDERDTFLETDGPEDDDSDAARIAAKLRELGDHYDETVIQPLIKEVQSAAKDQVLTAFSNSVETLCKTWVAERPEVASEKQLLKASITLALYMKKNCPDMTRTVQSAMNSFINNRLANWIIQQGGWEQASSC, translated from the exons ATGGCTCCTCGCGATTTTGAGGAGGAGACATTTATAATTATAAGCTGTTTATTTCAGGACGAGAGGGACACCTTCTTAGAGACTGATGGTCCTGAGGACG ATGACTCTGACGCAGCGCGGATAGCTGCTAAACTCAGAGAGCTGGGAGATCACTACGATGAGACTGTGATCCAGCCACTGATTAAAGAAGTGCAGTCAGCCGCCAAGGATCAG GTGCTGACTGCTTTCAGTAACAGTGTGGAGACCTTGTGTAAAACATGGGTGGCGGAGAGACCGGAGGTCGCATCTGAGAAGCAGCTCCTGAAGGCCTCCATCACTCTGGCACTTTACATGAAGAAGAACTGTCCCGACATGACCAGAACCGTCCAGTCCGCCATGAACAGCTTCATCAACAACCGACTGGCCAACTGGATCATTCAGCAGGGCGGCTGG GAGCAAGCCTCTTCCTGCTGA